From Apis mellifera strain DH4 linkage group LG5, Amel_HAv3.1, whole genome shotgun sequence, the proteins below share one genomic window:
- the LOC725298 gene encoding MATH and LRR domain-containing protein PFE0570w-like codes for MPGIYVRKTSWIDWTQKKESLTLTVPGSYWLCHKNNIYKFVFKYHRTTRNEKQFNFEKELMKIIRRIIKNQPPRKQQFCTRNLLVTFNRTSWTRQDKIFAMMKLKKRSLVAFSHAFILTIKLFHSVEMEQNLCKITSFPSNDTLIYQNENSNNTHTDKNKNEKEDKKCLIHSSKNDYSKKDNQYENIFQLNNNMVNDNFKKLSVNEESKKQIMNREDANQFYKNQNISFKNKKKILIYNINLQDNNQLSLQKIDRKNNELSDDKIKLNEDNIQKNFIEYKDDFINNTKMLNNNSTLDDINVDSANLPYQYLIEKEIENAKQNIKKYRLSNMEEVNEKNTTNYIPTNIIKMQESSCPKRRKYTLNNESRSSDITDLVMEGLMFTIRQGKDAVAVIEQKTKLEVDEILENSEKIEIKKSEKCLQNSSLLGLENLITMIDLPKKNESENKYQNVVNQEYTLKNKSINKHIFNNIKYPLTNNKINEQNIASEVEHIKWNTCNNSILASTSFSYNDNSLDITNKYCYTETYDDYKCKEDINFIVNKNLKYKEEKEEEEEDIIPEALQDAIFESSDLSLKLDKCEDKLQLISNKDLLMDDIDNEELKSEVDKNEFNSHFNKNSHSKIYLKNDYPDYNSSENSVLNETQKLCNNTIYESTYKDTRKLSVPVIISNQIITLDQIPLPLQKILKNRLSMKQNCLNNENKINKDNIESCNIQLCQVKNNVSNIEVENQSANSNILTLSKHYQKSIKDNKEVYDKNTLSPIFKKEMKEIKYSDIAKNNVKKELQEQKNCIDKTKLPLVKIKDITQEFYKDLSYLQKKKNLTNQKYLRSRKKSLILNDARNDEMHIQMVKFFQDITRGAKVVIRRININKYS; via the exons ATGCCTGGAATATATGTACGAAAAACTAGCTGGATTGATTGGacccaaaaaaaagaaagtttaacTTTAACAGTGCCTGGTTCATATTGGTTGTgtcataagaataatatatataaatttgtttttaagtaTCACCGTACAACtag aaatgaaaagcaatttaattttgaaaaagaattaatgaaaattattagaagaattataaaaaatcaacctCCTCGAAAACAACAATTTTGTACAAGAAACTTATTAGTTACTTTca atcGTACATCATGGACTAgacaagataaaatatttgcaatgatgaaattgaaaaaacgatCTCTTGTAGCATTTTCTCATGCatttatattaactataaaaCTATTCCATTCTGTAGAAATGGaacaaaatttatgtaaaataacatCTTTTCCTTCAAATGatactttaatttatcaaaacgaaaattcaaataatacacatacagataaaaataaaaatgagaaagaagataaaaaatgtttaatacattcctctaaaaatgattattcaaaaaaagataatcagtatgaaaatatttttcaattaaataataatatggtaaatgataattttaaaaaattatcagtgaatgaagaatcgaaaaaacaaataatgaacCGCGAAGATGCAaaccaattttataaaaatcaaaatatatcatttaag aataaaaaaaaaatattaatatataatattaacttacaggataataatcaattatcattacagaaaattgatagaaaaaacaatgaattatcagatgataaaataaaattaaatgaggataatattcaaaaaaactttattgaatataaagatgattttataaataatactaaaatgctaaataataatagtactcTTGATGACATTAATGTAGATTCTGCAAATTTaccatatcaatatttaatagaaaaagaaatagaaaatgcaaaacaaaatattaaaaaatatagattaagtAACATGGAAgaagtaaatgaaaaaaatactacaaattatatacctacaaatattatcaaaatgcaAGAGTCATCTTGtcctaaaagaagaaaatatacattaaataacgAATCACGATCTTCTGATATTACAGATTTAGTAATGGAAGGATTAATGTTTACAATTCGTCAAGGGAAAGATGCTGTAGCAGTTATAGAACAAAAAACTAAATTAGAGGTAGATgagatattagaaaattctgaaaaaattgaaataaaaaaaagtgaaaaatgttTACAAAATTCTAGTTTGCTtggtttagaaaatttaataacaatgattgatttaccaaaaaaaaatgaatctgaaaataaatatcaaaatgtagTTAATCAagaatatactttaaaaaataaatctataaataaacacatatttaataatataaaatatcccttaacaaataataaaattaatgaacaaaatattgCATCTGAAGTAGAACATATAAAATGGAATACTTGTAATAACTCTATTTTAGCTAGTACTAGTTTTTCATACAATGATAATAGCTtagatattacaaataaatattgttatactgAAACATATGATGATTATAAATGcaaagaagatataaattttattgtaaataaaaatttaaaatataaagaagaaaaagaggaagaagaggaagatatAATACCTGAAGCATTACAAGATGCAATTTTTGAATCTTCTGATTTATCtcttaaattagataaatgtgaggataaattacaattaatatcaaataaggATTTATTAATGGATGATATTGACAATGAAGAATTGAAATCTGAAGTAGAcaagaatgaatttaattctcattttaataaaaattcacactctaaaatatatttaaaaaatgattatccaGATTACAATTCTTCTGAAAACTCTGTTCTAaatgaaacacaaaaattatgtaataatacaatatatgaaTCTACATATAAAGATACACGCAAATTAAGTGTTCcagtaattatttcaaatcaaattattactcTGGATCAAATACCTTTACCTTTAcagaaaatacttaaaaatagattatcaatgaaacaaaattgcttaaataatgaaaataaaataaataaagacaaTATTGAAAGTTGCAATATACAATTATGTcaagtgaaaaataatgtttctaaCATAGAAGTAGAAAATCAAAGTgcaaatagtaatatattaacattatccaaacattatcaaaaatctataaaagataataaagaagtatatgataaaaatactttatctccaatatttaaaaaagaaatgaaagaaataaaatattctgatattgcaaaaaataatgtaaaaaaagaattacaagaacaaaaaaattgtattgacAAAACAAAATTGCCATTAGTTAAAATAAAGGATATAAcacaagaattttataaagatctttcatatttgcaaaaaaagaaaaatttaacaaatcaaAAGTACCTCAGATCAAGaaagaaatcattaatattgaatGATGCTCGTAATGATGAAATGCATATACAAAtggttaaattttttcaagatattacaAGAGGTGCCAAGGTTGTTATAAGgcgcataaatataaataaatattcatag
- the LOC100578191 gene encoding uncharacterized protein LOC100578191: MDDIEQQCEDAVFEVCDARERYPSRCADELQKFIKLKSDMNMLKKFQKSIINDLPILQQDQYMRGNLNFNKNKICFDYLDSKLQNTINKLNNLKAIMDQIEREKTCYINKLLEH, from the exons atgg acgATATTGAACAACAATGTGAAGATGCAGTTTTTGAAGTCTGTGATGCTCGAGAACGATATCCATCACGATGTGCAGATgaacttcaaaaatttattaaattaaaaagtgatATGAac aTGCTGAAGAAGTTTcagaaatcaattataaatgacCTACCTATTTTGCAGCAAGACCAATATATGAGaggaaatcttaattttaataaaaataaaatatgttttgattatttagattctaaattgcaaaatactataaataaattgaataatttaaaagctaTCATGGATCAAATTGAACGAGAAAAGACAtgttatattaacaaattattagaacattaa
- the LOC552536 gene encoding adipocyte plasma membrane-associated protein, whose protein sequence is MGYLKSIGTVIIYIGFFLTVITFLPGIPPEVEVSEYSIKYPNTQTEFKSRLEEIQILFSGEVNGPEDFASFNGKIYTGIHGGYVVQIEENLIKPLVKFGQKCDGLWQEEKCGRPLGLKFNDKGELFVNDAYYGIFKVNINTREYINIVNSSEPIDGKIPKIINSLDIAKNGDIYWTDSSTDFYLYDGMYSILANPSGRLIRYNAATKKNEVLLKNLGFANGVILSDDESFVIVSETTNSRIIKYNLKGSKAGQQEIFAEGLPGVPDNINSDKQGGFLVSLIILIDSNNPYLIQSLIPHPYIRKMLLRLFYLIEAPFKLLQDIYPNYYSERILHALGSLNIAKCIQPNRTSVILRMDKTGKILDTLLMKNVSDISSAYIYNGYLWLGSPWNEYIIRVSLKQVFPDLADNNMKSLDTKEEKQEKPFLTVSATPNVKIEAKSTKVTAKQEEVIKSSLKSTIKAQTTQKSNSDATIPKSTTPKSINQQSSSVSSKTSSSSSSKTSKEVMKDNLKIEKDDSKEIKKDNFNSQIKSETLKKASNEIKKDNSKTKHEIPNKNNEAKMKSNQPVKKDIYETQFGKSKLVKKDDNSNKK, encoded by the exons atgggatatttaaaatctatcggtaccgtaataatttatatcggcTTTTTTTTAACTGTTATTACCTTTCTACCGGGTATACCTCCAGAAGTAGAAGTTTCCGAATAtag cataaaatatccaaatacaCAAACTGAATTTAAAAGTCGATTagaagaaatacaaatattattttctggtGAAGTCAATGGTCCGGAAGATTTTGCTTCATTTaacggaaaaatatatactggTATACATGGAGGTTATGTTGtgcaaattgaagaaaatcttattaaaccACTTGTAAAATTTGGTCAAAAGTGTG ATGGTTTATggcaagaagaaaaatgtggTAGACCTCttggtttaaaatttaatgataaggGAGAACTATTTGTAAATGATGCTTACTAtggtatttttaaagtaaacatTAATACacgagaatatataaatatagtcaATAGTTCTGAACCTATTGatggaaaaattccaaaaataatcaattcattGGATATAGCAAAGAATGGCGATATTTATTGGACAGATTCAAGTacagatttttatctttatgatGGAATGTATTCAATTTTAGCTAATCCATCAGGAAg acttattcgatataatgcagcaacaaaaaaaaatgaagtccTATTGAAGAATTTAGGATTTGCAAATGGTGTCATATTAAGTGATGATGAAAGTTTTGTAATTGTATCAGAAACTACTAATTcacgtattattaaatataatttaaaaggttCAAAAGCTGGACAACAAGAAATTTTTGCAGAAGGTTTACCTGGTGTAcctgataatataaatagtgaTAAACAAGGAGGCTTTTTAGTATCTTTGATAATCTTAATAGATTCTAATAAtccttatttaattcaatctctTATACCTCATCCATATATACGAAAAATGTTActgagattattttatttaatagaagctccatttaaattattgcaagatatttatccaaattattattctgaaaGAATTTTACATGCATTAGGTTCACTCAATATAGCAAAATGTATACAACCAAACAGAACTTCAGTAATACTTAGAATGGATAAAACAGGAAAAATTTTGGATACTTTATTAATGAAGAATGTCTCTGATATATCTtctgcttatatatataatggttATTTATGGCTTGGTTCTCCTTGGAATGAGTATATTATAAGGGTTTCATTAAAACAAGTATTTCCAGATTTAGcagataataatatgaaatcttTAGATacaaaagaagagaaacaagaaaaacCATTTTTAACAGTTTCGGCTACACCAAATGTTAAAATAGAAGCAAAATCTACAAAAGTAACTGCTAAACAAGAAGAAGTTATAAAATCATCTTTGAAATCAACTATTAAAGCACAAACAacacaaaaatcaaattcagaTGCAACAATACCAAAATCAACTACACcaaaatctataaatcaaCAATCTAGCAGTGTCTCTTCAAaaacatcatcatcatcatcttcgAAAACATCAAAAGAAGTtatgaaagataatttaaaaattgaaaaagatgattcaaaggaaattaaaaaagataattttaactcacaaattaaatctgaaacattaaaaaaagcctcaaatgaaattaaaaaagataactcCAAGACTAAACATGAAATACCAAACAAAAACAATGAAgcaaaaatgaaatcaaatcaacctgttaaaaaagatatttatgaaaCTCAGTTTGGAAAATCTaaacttgtaaaaaaagatgataattCCAATAAGAAGTAA
- the LOC725171 gene encoding uncharacterized protein LOC725171 yields the protein MPEKKLNILEKFIIFSETNTKIIKVFSYGIASISLAIAVYQIKPFVKFRKPSSIPSRFLHKKVQLQGTVTRIEPNYGTLLMVDHKPLIPLPRLSNSKYLPIKIAGLDITVNGISWLQTIVNRKDINFIPLATEKNYVTCIVSMQQNKEHIEIGKELTKLGFAIVTEDSLKKLIKDKDILNYYKCLLNAQKWAQRKRNGHWHFVKNSTLLWRIQQNLSNKLKSILPMFVV from the exons atgccagaaaaaaaattaaatattttagaaaaatttataatttttagcgaaacaaatactaaaataataaag gtTTTCAGTTATGGAATTGCTAGTATAAGCTTAGCAATTGCAGTATATCAAATTAAACct ttcgttaaatttagaaaaccaTCCAGTATACCATCTCGTTTTTTACACAAAAAAGTTCAACTTCAAGGTACTGTGACACGTATAGAACCTAATTATGGTACACTTCTAATGGTTGATCACAAGCCATTAATACCTTTACCTCGATTaagtaattcaaaatatttaccaaTTAAAATAGCAGGTCTTGATATAACAGTTAATg gtATCAGTTGGTTACAAACAATTGTTAATAGGAaagacataaattttatacctttagctacagaaaaaaattatgtaacttGCATAGTATCCATGCAACAAAATAAG gaACATATAGAAATTGGCAAAGAATTAACAAAACTTGGTTTTGCTATAGTAACAgaagattctttaaaaaaattgataaaagataaagatatcttaaattattacaaatgtttattaaatgcaCAAAAATGGGCAcaacgaaaaagaaatggacattggcattttgttaaaaattctacTCTTTTATGGAGAATCCAAcaaaatttaagtaataaattgaAGTCAATATTGCCTATGTTTGTagtataa
- the LOC100578864 gene encoding uncharacterized protein LOC100578864: protein MFCNGQYLEIIKASNNCLVTVVVTVQEKIIKIKEKKVSTNKWLNLEDWIALYKILEKAILRNFQTEESLQNFKKCKWKKSTRQLEVTYTFEPSESVKDIMSLPTIRVNVSPAKRKLTKSELPKIVTKKKEIWNQITENMVRKNSNYMHEKDNYNLSKESENNDLVMKVSIDAKNDKIKRCFPIESTENDILEEYVPNAPISKKLCANLNYVQNNKNTLKQIQVLSNEYSPMISENKSIMEEVQYIPNSMNSLDISYETYEPSATTVLYHPEEYIPNSKGVKAFIEEYHPDFTNKTMKFDNSYVPSRLQITNENSKKLFERHKKLQSEKHILKQKEILNLNELT from the exons atgttttgtaATGGtcaatatttggaaattattaag GcttcaaataattgtttagTTACGGTTGTCGTTACTGTTcaagaaaagataataaaaattaaagaaaaaaaagtttctactAATAAATGGCTTAATCTTGAAGATTGGAtagcattatataaaattttggagAAAGCAATTTTACGCAATTTCCAAACAGAAGAATcacttcaaaattttaaaaaatgcaaatggAAAAAATCTACTCGACAACTGGAAGTCac atACACATTTGAACCATCAGAAAGTGTAAAAGATATTATGTCACTTCCTACAATTAGAGTAAATGTATCTcctgcaaaaagaaaattgacaaAATCAGAATTGCCCAAAatagtaacaaaaaaaaaagaaatttggaatcaaataacagaaaatatggttagaaaaaattccaattatatgcatgaaaaggataattataatttatcaaaggaatcagaaaataatgatttagtaATGAAGGTATCTATTGAtgcaaaaaatgataaaataaagagatgTTTTCCAATTGAAAGTactgaaaatgatatattggAAGAATATGTACCAAATGCAcctatatcaaaaaaattatgtgcaaatttaaattatgtacaaaacaataaaaatacattaaaacaaattcaagTACTTTCAAATGAATATTCTCCTATGATATCAGAGAATAAAAGCATAATGGAAGAAGTGCAATATATTCCGAATTCTATGAATTCATTAGATATATCGTACGAAACATATGAGCCTAGTGCTACAACTGTTTTGTATCATCCTGAAGAATATATTCCAAATTCAAAAGGTGTAAAAGCATTTATTGAAGAATATCATCCAGATTTTACtaataaaacaatgaaatttgataatagtTATGTGCCATCACGTCTTCAAATAAccaatgaaaattcgaaaaaattatttgagagacacaaaaaattacaatcagaaaaacatatattaaaacaaaaagaaatattaaatcttaatgaATTGACgtga
- the LOC413548 gene encoding RNA helicase aquarius isoform X2 — protein sequence MLKFYARFEINEESGDPLTDHDMTQLHYTKITSLQKAVFAKFPDLRSFALANVASVDTREALYKHFGLLSQEKLRSIASYLSLVPSKEREKEENWYRYDIDFLRELLISRHERRASQLEELNEMPLYPTEEIIWNESIVPTEYFSGEGCLALPKLNLQFLTLHDYLLRNFNLFRLESTYEIRQDIEDAVSRLSPWRAEDGGVYFGGWARMAQPITQFAVVEVAKPNIGEKRPSRVRADVTINLSVRKEIKSEWENLRKHDVCFLITVKPQNLIGTKYSHKLPFVPQVGLTTVRGCEVEGMLDSNGRVIEDGPEPRPILPGDTRTYRVWLDCNQYRIDMDNASHGGEDVYESFNVIMRRKPKENNFKAVLETIRELMNTECVVPDWLHDIILGYGDPGAARYSRMPNEIATMDFNDTFLDINHLKNSFPQYEIKISTDEESKLVRPFRLTFEDVLAKHNNESIKKVIKVEPHVPPSRGPYKANEPKKNQIPFTPTQVEAIRAGMQPGLTLVVGPPGTGKTDVAVQIISNLYHNFPNQRTLIVTHSNQALNQLFEKIMALDIDERHLLRLGHGEEALETEKDFSRYGRVNYVLAKRLDLLMEVQRLQESLNVKGDVAYTCETAGHFFMYQILTRWERFETRSKQRRKTENDSAFIIDEEFSFHKFFDNAPKPLFKRNTFEEDFEIARSCFRYIERIFAQLEEFRAFELLRSGLDRSKYLLVKEAKVIAMTCTHAALKRRELVDMGFKYDNILMEESAQILEIETFIPLLLQNPQDGYNRLKRWIMIGDHHQLPPVIKNMAFQKYSNMEQSLFARFVRLGVPTVDLDGQGRARPSICNLYNWRYKKLGNLAHVENSPEYLIANAGFLYDFQLINVEDFNGVGESEPSAYFYQNLAEAEYCVAVFMYMRLLGYPADKISILTTYNGQKHLIRDVINIRCASNPLIGRPNKVTTVDKYQGQQNDYILLSLVKTRAVGHLRDARRLVVAMSRARLGLYVFARVSLFKNCFELTPAFAQLMQRPLKLQLLPQEHYPTERLNNAIPSTSSMEIEDMPHMAKFVYDYYIEKVSGIKESQKMWQKPGMVQTPNNPSYKISTHPGADDDTDDEELNQMDGEQENAKEENRELKFEIIKNLVEDLTSENEDND from the exons atgttgaaattttatgccagatttgaaattaatgaagaaaGCGGTGATCCTCTCACTGATCATGATATGACACAATTACATTATACCAAGATTACTTCACTTcag AAAGCAGTTTTTGCGAAGTTTCCGGATTTACGAAGTTTTGCATTGGCGAACGTGGCAAGCGTTGATACAAGAGAAGctctttataaacattttggtTTACTCAG tcAAGAAAAACTAAGATCAATCGCAAGCTATCTCAGCTTGGTACCATCAAAAGAAcgcgagaaagaagagaattggTATCGGTATGATATAGACTTTCTTCGAGAACTTTTA atttcacGTCACGAGCGTAGAGCTTCTCAATTAGAAGAACTTAATGAAATGCCACTTTATCCAACAGAAGAAATCATCTGGAATGAAAGCATTGTTCCaacagaatatttttctgGCGAAGGTTGTTTAGCTCTGCCAAAATTGAATTTGCAATTTCTCACTTtgcatgattatttattaaggaattttaatttatttcggcTGGAATCAACct atgaaATACGACAAGATATTGAAGATGCTGTAAGTCGATTGAGTCCTTg gcgAGCAGAGGATGGTGGTGTTTATTTTGGTGGTTGGGCTAGAATGGCTCAACCCATTACACAGTTTGCTGTAGTTGAAGTAGCAAAACCTAATATTGGTGAGAAAAGACCATCTAGAGTACGTGCCGATGTCACAATAAATTTAAGTGTtcgtaaagaaattaaatctgaATGGGAAAATCTTCGAAAACACGATGTTTGTTTCCTTATTACAGTTAAAccacaaaatttaattg gtACAAAATATAGTCATAAGTTACCTTTTGTACCACAAGTTGGATTAACAACTGTTCGAGGATGTGAAGTAGAAGGTATGTTAGATTCAAATGGTAGAGTAATTGAAGATGGTCCTGAACCACGACCGATTTTACCTGGAGATACACGTACATATAGAGTTTGGTTAGATTGCAATCAATACAGAATCGATATGGATAATGCTAGTCATGGTGGTGAAGATGTGTATGAAAGTTTTAATGTCATAATGAGACGTAAACCTAAAGAGAATAACTTCAAAGCAGTTTTAGAAACGATAAGAGAACTTATGAATACAGAATGCGTTGTGCCTGATTGGCTCCATGATATAATCCTTGGATATGGTGATCCTGGTGCTGCTCGTTATTCCAG aaTGCCAAATGAAATTGCAACAATGGATTTCAACGATACATTTCttgatataaatcatttaaaaaatagttttcctcaatacgaaattaaaatttctactgATGAAGAATCAAAATTAGTACGACCTTTTCGTTTAACATTTGAAGATGTACTTGCTAAACATAATAATGAATCAATAAAGAAAGTTATTAAAGTTGAACCTCATGTACCACCTAGTAGAGGTCCTTATAAAGCTAATGAAccaaaaaa AAATCAAATTCCTTTTACACCAACACAAGTCGAAGCTATTCGTGCAGGTATGCAACCAGGATTGACACTTGTCGTAGGTCCACCTGGTACTGGAAAAACAGATGTTGctgttcaaattatttcaaatctttatcataattttcctAATCAAAGAACACTTATAGTTACACATTCTAATCAAGCACTTAAtcaactttttgaaaaaattatggcACTTGATATTGATGAAAGACATTTATTACGTCTTGGTCATGGAGAAGAAGCACTAGAAACTGAAAAAGATTTCAGCAGATATGGTAGAGTTAATTACGTTTTAGCTAAACGTTTGGATCTTTTAATGGAAGTTCAAAGATTGCag gaatCTTTAAATGTTAAAGGTGATGTAGCTTATACGTGTGAAACAGCAGGACATTTTTTcatgtatcaaatattaacaAGATGGGAACGTTTTGAAACAAGAAGTAAACAAAGACGAAAAACAGAAAATGATTCTGCTTTCATTATAGatgaagaattttcatttcataaattcttcgataatGCACCGAAACCattatttaaacgaaatactttcgaagaagattttgaaattgcACGTAGTTGTTTCCg ATATATAGAGCGAATTTTTGCCCAATTAGAAGAGTTTAGagcttttgaattattaagatCTGGTTTAGATAGATCAAAGTATTTATTAGTTAAAGAAGCAAAAGTAATTGCTATGACTTGTACTCATGCTGCCCTTAAAAGACGTGAACTTGTAGATATGGGATTTAAATATGACAATATTCTCATGGAAGAATCTGctcaaattttagaaattgaaacttttatacCACTATTATTACAGAATCCTCAAGATGgatataatcgattaaaacGTTGGATAATGATAGGAGATCATCATCAATTACCAccagttataaaaaatatggcctttcaaaaatattcaaatatggaACAATCTCTGTTCGCAAGATTTGTTCGATTAGGTGTTCCTACAGTTGATCTTGATGGTCAAGGTCGTGCAAGACCTAGCATTTGTAATCTATATAACTGGCGTTATAAGAAATTAGGTAATCTCGCGCATGTGGAAAATAGTCCAGAATACTTAATAGCAAATGCtggatttttatatgattttcaaCTTATTAATGTCGAAGATTTCAATGGAGTGGGTGAAAGTGAACCTAGTGCTTACTTTTATCAAAATCTTGCTGAGGCTGAGTATTGTGTAGCTGTATTTATGTACATGCGTCTTCTTGGTTATCCAGCtgataaaataagtatattaacTACTTATAATGGACAAAAGCATTTAATAAgagatgtaataaatataagatgtgCTAGCAATCCTCTAATAGGTAGACCAAATAAAGTAACAACAGTTGATAAATATCAAGGTCaacaaaatgattatatattattatctcttgTAAAAACACGAGCTGTAGGCCATTTACGAGATGCACGACGATTAGTAGTTGCTATGTCAAGAGCACGTCTTGGTCTTTATGTTTTTGCTAGAGtgtctctttttaaaaattgtttcgaattaaCACCTGCATTCGCTCAATTAATGCAACGGCCATTAAAACTACAGCTCCTTCCTCAAGAACATTATCCTACAGAAAGACTTAACAATGCTATTCCCTCAACTTCGTCAATGGAAATTGAAGATATGCCACATATGGCTAAATttgtttatgattattatatagaaaaagttAGTGGTATAAAg gAATCACAAAAAATGTGGCAAAAACCAGGTATGGTGCAAACACCCAATAATccatcttataaaatttctactcATCCTGGAGCAGATGATGATACAGATGATGAGGAACTTAATCAAATGGATGGTGAACAAGAAAATgccaaagaagaaaatagagaattaaaatttgaaataattaaaaatttagttgaAGATTTAACTTCAGAAAATGAAGATAATGATTAA